From Nitrospira sp., a single genomic window includes:
- a CDS encoding SNF2-related protein, translated as MLTSYHTKYFAHELTKRCPSDSIEKLASALVDAQVDLNPHQIEAALFAFRSPLSKGALLADEVGLGKTIEAGLVLSQIWAEPKRRVLVITPSNLRKQWHQELQEKFFLPCRILETKSYNATVRQGHVRPFECDDVIICSYQFARTKAAEISLMRWDLVVIDEAHRLRNVYKPGNIIANTIKQALKDAPKLLLTATPLQNSLLELYGLVSVVDDRIFGDLKSFREQFANLHNKPTFDILKARLQPICKRTLRRQVLPYVRYTKRLPMMQPFTPAENEDRLYHLVSDYLRRDNLQALPSSQRSLMTLVLRKLLASSSFAIAGALHSMSQRLRERLRLAEGPNPLEEALEEDFEALDEMAEEWEEEAAAPEALTQADRKAIQQEIDDLEGFQKLAVSITHNAKGQALLTALRTAFGKAKELGAAQKAIIFTESRRTQEYLLRVLADSPWKDHVVLFNGSNNDPRSKEIYQEWLQNHQGTDRITGSRSADLRSALVDYFKDQGKIMIATEAGAEGINLQFCSLVVNYDLPWNPQRIEQRIGRCHRYGQKHDVVVVNFLNQNNEADQHVFRLLSEKFLLFEGVFGASDEVLGAIESGVDFEKRINDIYQRCRTPQEIRTSFEQLQGELGTQIDEAMTRARQLLFEHFDDEVREKLRVSDESSRLYLNRYERILMQLTRFELRDHADFLSDTSFRLSSCPFKGEIPLGLYELPRRTGEAHLYRLAHPLAEHVLEQAKTRQLNPAELTFEYGKHDGKVSVVEPLVGKSGVLTLSLFTVEALDQAEDYLISTGVTDDLPAPRSGLFFVYAVECDDGSHYIGQTDDLPRRWEEHSSGRGAAWTACHKPIRIAHYEEYQSRAEAVERERWLKTGFGRKWLKGEIETGRARQAGGEVLDEEAVRRLFSLPATVTLPGSSSVEPPTLRKRTEERQDAIRRHISQRNAEFFEIEADKLDAWADDLKVGLEREIKEFDRQIKEARRAAVAALTLEEKLDGQKQIKAIEAERSKRRRALFDAQDEIDRRREQLINEIEGKLQQKVSSERLFTVRWTVK; from the coding sequence ATGCTAACTTCTTACCACACCAAGTATTTCGCCCACGAACTCACGAAACGTTGTCCATCCGATAGCATCGAAAAGCTCGCAAGCGCGTTAGTGGATGCACAGGTAGACCTCAACCCACATCAAATCGAGGCTGCGCTCTTCGCATTCCGATCGCCTCTCTCGAAAGGGGCTCTCCTTGCAGACGAAGTTGGTCTGGGAAAAACTATCGAAGCTGGTCTCGTGCTTTCACAGATATGGGCTGAGCCGAAGCGCCGCGTCCTGGTCATCACGCCTTCAAATCTCCGCAAGCAATGGCACCAAGAGCTTCAGGAAAAGTTCTTCTTGCCCTGCCGCATCTTGGAAACGAAGTCCTACAACGCCACCGTGCGTCAGGGGCATGTCCGTCCGTTCGAGTGCGACGACGTAATCATCTGTTCCTATCAGTTCGCCCGCACCAAAGCGGCAGAGATCAGCCTCATGCGTTGGGACCTGGTTGTCATCGACGAAGCTCACCGCTTGCGGAACGTCTACAAGCCGGGCAACATCATCGCTAACACAATAAAGCAGGCGCTCAAAGACGCACCCAAGCTCCTGCTTACCGCCACGCCGCTGCAGAACTCGTTGCTCGAATTGTATGGGCTGGTCAGTGTGGTGGACGACCGCATCTTCGGCGATCTCAAAAGCTTTCGAGAGCAATTCGCCAATCTGCACAACAAGCCGACCTTCGATATCCTGAAAGCCCGTCTGCAGCCGATCTGTAAGCGGACGCTTCGCCGTCAGGTGTTGCCCTATGTGCGCTATACCAAGCGCTTACCCATGATGCAGCCTTTTACGCCTGCGGAAAATGAAGATCGGCTCTATCATTTAGTGTCCGACTATCTCCGTCGGGACAATCTGCAGGCCCTCCCGTCGAGCCAACGGTCCCTGATGACCCTTGTCCTCCGGAAGCTTTTGGCCTCGTCTTCGTTTGCGATCGCCGGAGCGCTTCATTCAATGAGCCAGCGCCTTCGCGAACGCCTTCGTCTTGCCGAAGGGCCGAACCCCCTTGAAGAAGCCCTGGAAGAAGACTTCGAAGCTCTGGACGAGATGGCGGAAGAGTGGGAAGAAGAGGCGGCTGCGCCTGAAGCGCTCACTCAAGCCGACCGCAAAGCGATCCAACAAGAAATTGACGACCTCGAAGGGTTTCAGAAGCTCGCCGTGTCGATCACCCACAATGCGAAGGGGCAAGCCCTCCTCACCGCTCTGCGCACTGCCTTTGGCAAGGCAAAAGAATTGGGAGCGGCGCAGAAAGCCATTATCTTCACAGAATCCAGGCGCACACAGGAATATCTCCTCCGAGTGCTTGCCGACAGTCCGTGGAAAGACCATGTCGTCCTCTTTAACGGTTCGAACAACGACCCGAGATCGAAGGAAATTTACCAAGAATGGCTCCAGAACCATCAGGGAACGGATCGGATCACCGGATCGCGTTCGGCTGACCTGCGCTCAGCTCTCGTGGACTACTTCAAGGACCAGGGGAAAATCATGATCGCCACCGAAGCCGGAGCCGAGGGGATCAATCTCCAGTTCTGCTCGCTGGTCGTGAATTATGATCTGCCGTGGAATCCCCAGCGCATCGAACAACGCATCGGCCGCTGCCACCGGTACGGACAAAAGCACGACGTCGTCGTGGTGAACTTCCTCAATCAGAATAACGAGGCCGATCAGCACGTCTTTCGGCTGCTCTCTGAGAAATTCCTGTTGTTTGAAGGAGTCTTCGGGGCCAGTGACGAAGTGCTGGGAGCGATTGAGTCCGGCGTGGATTTTGAAAAGCGGATTAACGACATCTATCAACGGTGCCGGACACCACAGGAGATCAGGACCTCATTTGAACAGCTCCAGGGAGAGCTTGGCACCCAAATCGACGAAGCCATGACTCGCGCGCGCCAGCTCCTGTTCGAACACTTCGATGATGAGGTACGAGAAAAGCTACGCGTGAGCGACGAAAGCTCACGGCTGTACTTGAATCGATATGAGCGCATCCTGATGCAACTCACTCGCTTTGAGCTGCGCGATCACGCCGACTTTCTTTCGGACACCTCGTTCCGACTCAGCTCCTGTCCGTTCAAAGGAGAGATCCCGCTGGGGCTCTACGAACTACCTCGTCGAACTGGAGAAGCACATCTCTACCGCTTGGCACATCCACTGGCAGAGCATGTGCTGGAGCAGGCAAAGACCCGCCAGCTCAACCCAGCAGAACTGACCTTCGAGTATGGCAAACATGACGGCAAAGTTAGCGTGGTCGAACCACTCGTCGGTAAGTCTGGTGTGCTGACCCTCTCGCTGTTTACCGTGGAGGCGTTGGATCAAGCCGAGGACTATCTGATCTCTACGGGAGTGACCGACGACCTGCCTGCGCCGCGCTCAGGCCTCTTTTTTGTCTACGCGGTCGAATGCGATGACGGAAGTCACTATATTGGTCAGACGGACGACCTGCCGCGACGTTGGGAGGAGCACAGTTCCGGAAGGGGTGCAGCCTGGACGGCTTGCCATAAGCCTATTCGCATTGCTCACTACGAAGAGTATCAATCACGGGCAGAGGCGGTGGAGCGAGAACGATGGCTCAAGACAGGCTTTGGACGGAAGTGGCTCAAGGGTGAAATTGAGACTGGTCGGGCGCGGCAGGCAGGCGGCGAGGTGTTGGATGAGGAAGCTGTCCGCCGGCTGTTCTCTCTGCCTGCCACAGTCACTCTGCCGGGAAGCTCATCTGTTGAGCCTCCGACTCTCCGTAAGCGGACGGAAGAACGTCAGGACGCTATCCGCCGCCACATCTCGCAACGCAATGCGGAATTCTTCGAGATTGAAGCCGACAAACTGGATGCCTGGGCCGATGACTTGAAAGTGGGCTTAGAACGAGAGATTAAGGAATTTGACCGGCAGATCAAGGAAGCCCGAAGGGCGGCCGTGGCAGCGCTCACCTTGGAAGAGAAGCTCGACGGACAAAAGCAGATCAAGGCGATCGAAGCCGAACGAAGCAAGCGCCGCAGGGCCCTGTTCGATGCCCAAGACGAGATCGATCGTCGGCGAGAGCAGCTGATCAATGAGATTGAGGGGAAGCTGCAACAAAAGGTAAGCTCTGAGCGCCTCTTTACCGTTCGATGGACAGTGAAATGA
- the bioB gene encoding biotin synthase BioB: protein MTDYMQLANKALTDEPLTRAESLSVLDAPDDDLLALLHAAFQVRSKYFGRTVRLQMLQNAKSGACMEDCHYCSQSAVSNAPIERYNLLPQKQMIQGAREAAASKAQRYCIVISGRSPLDREIDEIAGAVRSIKQEIPIQICCSLGLMSDEQAKRLKAAGVDRVNHNLNTSEAFHESICTTHTFQDRLSTIKNARAAGLEICSGGIVGMGESNEDLIDLADALRDVKPDSIPLNMLNPVEGTPLENIAALTPQRCLKVLCLFRFLHPRTELRIAGGREHNLRSLQPLSLYPADSVFVNNYLTTPGSPAPEVWGMIEDLGFKIEVDYQQPVAS from the coding sequence ATGACCGATTACATGCAACTGGCGAACAAAGCGCTCACCGACGAGCCCCTCACGAGAGCGGAATCGCTGTCCGTGTTGGACGCACCGGATGACGACCTCCTCGCCTTGCTGCATGCCGCCTTTCAAGTCCGCTCGAAATACTTCGGCCGCACCGTCCGCCTGCAGATGCTGCAGAACGCCAAGAGCGGCGCCTGCATGGAAGACTGCCACTATTGCTCGCAATCCGCCGTCTCAAACGCGCCGATCGAACGCTACAATCTGCTCCCGCAGAAACAGATGATCCAAGGCGCGCGCGAAGCTGCCGCCTCGAAGGCCCAGCGCTATTGCATCGTCATCAGCGGACGCAGCCCGTTGGATCGTGAAATCGATGAAATCGCCGGAGCCGTCCGGTCGATCAAACAGGAAATCCCGATTCAGATCTGCTGCTCGCTCGGCTTGATGAGCGATGAGCAGGCCAAGCGGCTGAAAGCCGCCGGCGTCGACCGCGTGAACCACAATCTGAACACCAGTGAGGCCTTCCACGAGTCGATTTGCACCACACATACGTTCCAGGACCGCCTTTCGACTATCAAGAACGCACGCGCGGCCGGATTGGAAATCTGCTCGGGCGGGATCGTCGGCATGGGGGAAAGCAACGAGGATCTCATCGATCTGGCCGACGCCCTGCGCGACGTGAAACCCGACTCGATTCCCTTGAACATGCTCAATCCGGTAGAAGGCACGCCGTTGGAGAACATCGCCGCCCTCACGCCGCAGCGCTGCCTCAAAGTCCTCTGCCTGTTCCGCTTTCTGCATCCGCGCACGGAACTCCGCATCGCCGGCGGACGTGAGCACAACCTCCGCAGCCTCCAACCCCTCTCCCTCTACCCGGCCGACTCGGTCTTCGTGAATAACTACCTGACGACACCAGGCTCCCCAGCACCAGAAGTCTGGGGCATGATCGAAGATCTGGGCTTCAAGATCGAAGTGGACTACCAGCAGCCGGTGGCGAGCTGA